The Megalobrama amblycephala isolate DHTTF-2021 linkage group LG13, ASM1881202v1, whole genome shotgun sequence genome contains a region encoding:
- the tbx20 gene encoding T-box transcription factor TBX20 isoform X2, protein MEYTSSPKPQLSSRANAFSIAALMSSGKSKDKESEENTIKPLEQFVEKSSCHPNLGDLPSLETHGDFSGSGSGGAPLCTEPLIPTTPGVPSEEMAKISCSLETKELWDKFHELGTEMIITKSGRRMFPTIRVSFSGVDPDAKYIVLMDIVPVDNKRYRYAYHRSSWLVAGKADPPLPARLYVHPDSPFTGEQLLKQMVSFEKVKLTNNELDQHGHIILNSMHKYQPRVHIIKKKDHTASLLNLKSEEFRTFVFTETVFTAVTAYQNQLITKLKIDSNPFAKGFRDSSRLTDIERESVESLIHKHSYARSPIRTYAGDEETLGEDGHSAHSRSSAFTASDNLSLSSWVTTTSGFSGFQHPQSLSAIGTSTASLASPLPHPIQGSLPPYSRLGMPLTPSALAGSMQGSGPTFPSFHMPRYHHYFQQGPYAAIQGLRHSSTVMTPFV, encoded by the exons ATGGAGTACACCTCTTCCCCCAAACCACAGCTCTCTTCTAGGGCGAATGCTTTCTCCATAGCCGCTCTCATGTCAAGTGGGAAATCGAAGGACAAGGAGTCGGAGGAAAACACCATCAAACCGCTGG AACAATTCGTGGAAAAGTCGTCGTGCCACCCAAACCTCGGCGATCTGCCTTCGCTGGAAACCCACGGCGACTTCAGCGGCAGCGGCAGCGGCGGAGCTCCGTTATGTACCGAGCCGCTCATTCCGACGACCCCCGGCGTGCCCAGCGAGGAGATGGCCAAGATCTCCTGCAGCCTCGAGACTAAAGAACTGTGGGACAAATTCCACGAGCTCGGCACGGAAATGATTATCACAAAATCTGGAAG ACGAATGTTTCCGACAATTCGCGTGTCATTTTCCGGAGTTGATCCTGATGCCAAATATATCGTGCTAATGGACATCGTTCCAGTGGACAATAAAAGATATCGATACGCCTACCACAGATCCTCATGGCTTGTGGCGGGGAAGGCAGATCCACCTTTACCTGCCAG GTTGTACGTGCATCCAGATTCGCCGTTTACAGGAGAACAGCTATTGAAACAGATGGTTTCCTTCGAAAAAGTGAAGCTTACAAACAACGAACTGGACCAACACGGACAT ATCATCCTAAACTCCATGCACAAGTACCAACCCCGAGTTCATATCATCAAGAAGAAAGATCACACAGCGTCACTTCTTAACCTAAAGTCTGAGGAGTTTCGTACATTTGTCTTCACTGAGACAGTTTTCACTGCAGTCACTGCTTACCAGAACCAGCTG ATAACCAAATTGAAGATTGACAGCAACCCTTTTGCCAAAGGCTTCAGAGACTCCTCCAGACTCACGGATATCGAGAG GGAAAGTGTTGAGAGCTTGATCCACAAGCACTCTTACGCGCGGTCGCCCATTCGGACTTATGCTGGTGATGAGGAGACACTGGGTGAAGATGGACACTCGGCACACAGTAGAA GCTCGGCGTTCACTGCATCGGACAACCTCTCTCTCAGCTCTTGGGTCACGACCACATCTGGCTTCTCGGGCTTTCAGCACCCTCAGTCTCTGTCTGCCATCGGAACCAGCACGGCGTCCCTGGCCAGTCCTCTTCCTCACCCCATCCAGGGCTCTCTACCCCCTTACAGTCGACTGGGCATGCCTCTCACCCCATCCGCCCTGGCCGGCTCCATGCAGGGCAGCGGGCCTACCTTCCCTTCCTTCCACATGCCACGCTACCACCACTATTTCCAGCAAGGGCCCTACGCCGCCATCCAGGGACTGCGCCATTCTTCCACAGTCATGACCCCGTTCGTATGA
- the tbx20 gene encoding T-box transcription factor TBX20 isoform X1, which yields MEYTSSPKPQLSSRANAFSIAALMSSGKSKDKESEENTIKPLEQFVEKSSCHPNLGDLPSLETHGDFSGSGSGGAPLCTEPLIPTTPGVPSEEMAKISCSLETKELWDKFHELGTEMIITKSGRRMFPTIRVSFSGVDPDAKYIVLMDIVPVDNKRYRYAYHRSSWLVAGKADPPLPARLYVHPDSPFTGEQLLKQMVSFEKVKLTNNELDQHGHIILNSMHKYQPRVHIIKKKDHTASLLNLKSEEFRTFVFTETVFTAVTAYQNQLITKLKIDSNPFAKGFRDSSRLTDIESRESVESLIHKHSYARSPIRTYAGDEETLGEDGHSAHSRSSAFTASDNLSLSSWVTTTSGFSGFQHPQSLSAIGTSTASLASPLPHPIQGSLPPYSRLGMPLTPSALAGSMQGSGPTFPSFHMPRYHHYFQQGPYAAIQGLRHSSTVMTPFV from the exons ATGGAGTACACCTCTTCCCCCAAACCACAGCTCTCTTCTAGGGCGAATGCTTTCTCCATAGCCGCTCTCATGTCAAGTGGGAAATCGAAGGACAAGGAGTCGGAGGAAAACACCATCAAACCGCTGG AACAATTCGTGGAAAAGTCGTCGTGCCACCCAAACCTCGGCGATCTGCCTTCGCTGGAAACCCACGGCGACTTCAGCGGCAGCGGCAGCGGCGGAGCTCCGTTATGTACCGAGCCGCTCATTCCGACGACCCCCGGCGTGCCCAGCGAGGAGATGGCCAAGATCTCCTGCAGCCTCGAGACTAAAGAACTGTGGGACAAATTCCACGAGCTCGGCACGGAAATGATTATCACAAAATCTGGAAG ACGAATGTTTCCGACAATTCGCGTGTCATTTTCCGGAGTTGATCCTGATGCCAAATATATCGTGCTAATGGACATCGTTCCAGTGGACAATAAAAGATATCGATACGCCTACCACAGATCCTCATGGCTTGTGGCGGGGAAGGCAGATCCACCTTTACCTGCCAG GTTGTACGTGCATCCAGATTCGCCGTTTACAGGAGAACAGCTATTGAAACAGATGGTTTCCTTCGAAAAAGTGAAGCTTACAAACAACGAACTGGACCAACACGGACAT ATCATCCTAAACTCCATGCACAAGTACCAACCCCGAGTTCATATCATCAAGAAGAAAGATCACACAGCGTCACTTCTTAACCTAAAGTCTGAGGAGTTTCGTACATTTGTCTTCACTGAGACAGTTTTCACTGCAGTCACTGCTTACCAGAACCAGCTG ATAACCAAATTGAAGATTGACAGCAACCCTTTTGCCAAAGGCTTCAGAGACTCCTCCAGACTCACGGATATCGAGAG TAGGGAAAGTGTTGAGAGCTTGATCCACAAGCACTCTTACGCGCGGTCGCCCATTCGGACTTATGCTGGTGATGAGGAGACACTGGGTGAAGATGGACACTCGGCACACAGTAGAA GCTCGGCGTTCACTGCATCGGACAACCTCTCTCTCAGCTCTTGGGTCACGACCACATCTGGCTTCTCGGGCTTTCAGCACCCTCAGTCTCTGTCTGCCATCGGAACCAGCACGGCGTCCCTGGCCAGTCCTCTTCCTCACCCCATCCAGGGCTCTCTACCCCCTTACAGTCGACTGGGCATGCCTCTCACCCCATCCGCCCTGGCCGGCTCCATGCAGGGCAGCGGGCCTACCTTCCCTTCCTTCCACATGCCACGCTACCACCACTATTTCCAGCAAGGGCCCTACGCCGCCATCCAGGGACTGCGCCATTCTTCCACAGTCATGACCCCGTTCGTATGA